From bacterium, one genomic window encodes:
- a CDS encoding ABC transporter ATP-binding protein — MILEAHDIKRFYGGFCALDGVSISIQEGEFVSVIGPNGAGKTTLINVLTGFLKPDHGRVLFDGRDIVGKSPEELTQLGIARSFQLVHVFHGLTTLQTLQVAVVSRLRRGTRWLSSLSSDREVRQQAQEVAELFGLSAFLNQRSSSLPQGAKKLLDVASAFALRPRIILLDEPTSGVSTADKNLIMRTMVEAARSMGIRTILQVEHDMDIVFSYSDRIVAVHQGRILADGKPEDLQHNEDVICTVVGKKECFQTFQSIMEARKSRER, encoded by the coding sequence ATGATCCTGGAGGCCCATGACATAAAGAGATTTTACGGGGGCTTCTGCGCCCTGGATGGGGTGAGTATCTCCATTCAGGAGGGAGAGTTCGTCTCTGTGATCGGCCCCAATGGGGCAGGAAAGACGACTCTGATCAATGTGCTGACTGGTTTTCTCAAGCCAGATCATGGAAGAGTGCTTTTCGATGGCCGGGACATTGTGGGCAAGTCCCCTGAGGAGTTGACCCAACTGGGCATTGCCAGGAGCTTTCAGCTCGTGCACGTTTTTCATGGGCTAACAACATTGCAGACCCTCCAGGTGGCGGTGGTATCCAGGCTGAGAAGAGGCACCAGATGGCTATCCAGCCTGTCATCCGACCGGGAGGTGAGGCAGCAGGCCCAAGAGGTGGCCGAGCTGTTCGGTCTGAGTGCTTTTCTGAATCAGAGGTCCTCCAGTCTTCCTCAAGGGGCCAAGAAGCTACTGGATGTGGCCTCGGCCTTTGCTTTGAGGCCCAGGATCATTCTGCTGGATGAACCCACCAGCGGGGTCAGTACCGCGGACAAGAACCTGATCATGCGTACGATGGTGGAGGCAGCCCGTAGCATGGGCATAAGGACGATCCTTCAGGTGGAGCATGACATGGACATAGTATTTTCCTACTCTGACCGGATTGTGGCGGTGCACCAGGGCAGGATTCTGGCCGATGGCAAGCCTGAAGATCTCCAGCACAATGAAGACGTGATCTGCACCGTGGTGGGCAAGAAGGAGTGTTTCCAAACCTTCCAATCCATCATGGAGGCCAGAAAGAGCCGGGAGCGCTGA
- a CDS encoding ABC transporter ATP-binding protein encodes MLLSVEGLEVFIQSSRILRGVSLGVDQGEVVCLIGRNGAGKTTTLRTIMGYLRPARGKVLFKGVDLTRKSTHEIGLMGIGYAPEESAIFPDLTVHENIEISTWARPSGRSVQERIELAYEVFPVLRKYRDRKGTHMSGGERKMLSIARALALDAELFLLDEPFEGLAPAFVIQVAGSIQKIAQMGISILIVESNIYHVPDFAQRLYVLERGEVIFSGLPHEVATKEEVLRIIAGAA; translated from the coding sequence ATGCTGCTTAGCGTGGAAGGGCTGGAGGTCTTCATCCAGTCTAGCAGGATCCTAAGGGGAGTGAGTCTAGGCGTGGATCAAGGTGAGGTGGTTTGTCTCATAGGCCGAAACGGCGCGGGCAAGACCACTACCTTGCGCACCATAATGGGATACCTGAGACCCGCGAGGGGAAAGGTGCTCTTCAAGGGTGTGGATCTCACTCGCAAGAGCACCCACGAGATAGGGCTCATGGGCATTGGATACGCCCCGGAGGAAAGCGCCATATTCCCGGATCTGACCGTGCACGAAAACATAGAGATATCCACATGGGCAAGGCCCAGCGGCCGTTCTGTTCAGGAGAGGATAGAGCTGGCCTACGAGGTCTTCCCGGTCTTGAGGAAATACAGGGACAGAAAAGGGACCCACATGAGCGGTGGTGAGCGAAAGATGCTCTCCATTGCCAGGGCCCTGGCCCTGGATGCAGAGCTTTTTCTGCTGGACGAGCCCTTCGAGGGACTGGCCCCTGCTTTTGTGATCCAGGTGGCAGGAAGCATACAGAAGATAGCCCAGATGGGGATTTCCATCCTCATTGTGGAGTCCAACATATATCACGTGCCAGACTTTGCCCAGCGCCTTTATGTGCTGGAACGGGGCGAGGTGATCTTCTCGGGCCTGCCCCATGAGGTGGCAACCAAAGAGGAAGTTCTGAGGATAATCGCCGGAGCTGCCTGA